From Syngnathus scovelli strain Florida chromosome 14, RoL_Ssco_1.2, whole genome shotgun sequence, one genomic window encodes:
- the LOC125980670 gene encoding uncharacterized protein — MMRPKDLRQGSGTKTFLDAMHGGKVHLARFILDALDGRIINSKTENSRTPLIYAVCLQEAGTRAKFARLLLEKGADVNCQDEEGRTALSHACELGHLDVVKILVQFNADPDISDVWGNSAIMYAAFSGHSPVLEFLVRAFKRLGLKMDRMNNAGHTAIEVADFFGHNHCVQILNFQCRRSVVADDPLDLGNVGDGELPNRLPRHVLEKFSKQVNSKDEQLPGLLQKQTKIGDNSGLWNRFTCPKNQSHEQNHRHKCSLPSQKSQTDGDQNLSFTAKQLQNSHIPDLRRTRTLNSPGKANPKEVKEATSAQEKAPQRFPPCGKAKSFNLDLLSIRKQSYQGDMHDLSLSANKFKRASLQDDRCLLDKMESQGNSRLLASNAEKTVPKAPLSIKCQMAKAFEEKSKTDELQKKTSFSHSGKHNKIMFSRAGTEAGKMPGRGPGFMGLGTRLFRRFTAPEFMRMVTDCSSGSSNSRGRMSRSETFPLSHTHQQVNSQPSVDSISGVKCEFENSSSQSALD; from the coding sequence ATGATGCGACCCAAAGATTTACGCCAAGGCTCTGGCACCAAGACCTTCCTTGATGCCATGCACGGTGGCAAAGTTCACCTTGCGCGTTTCATTTTGGATGCCCTGGACGGACGGATCATCAACTCCAAGACCGAAAACAGCCGCACTCCGCTAATTTACGCCGTATGTCTACAAGAAGCCGGAACCAGAGCCAAGTTCGCCCGACTCCTACTGGAAAAAGGGGCTGATGTCAACTGCCAGGATGAAGAAGGTCGAACGGCTCTGAGTCATGCCTGTGAGTTGGGTCACCTAGACGTGGTCAAGATTCTTGTTCAGTTCAATGCCGATCCAGATATCTCTGACGTGTGGGGTAACAGTGCGATAATGTATGCTGCCTTTTCTGGGCACAGCCCGGTGCTTGAGTTTCTCGTCCGGGCTTTCAAAAGACTTGGACTGAAAATGGACAGAATGAATAACGCCGGACATACAGCCATCGAAGTGGCTGACTTCTTTGGACACAATCACTGTGTGCAGATTTTAAACTTTCAGTGCAGACGGAGTGTGGTCGCAGATGATCCGCTTGATCTGGGAAATGTTGGCGATGGTGAGCTACCCAACAGACTCCCCAGGCATGTCTTGGAAAAGTTCTCCAAACAGGTCAACAGTAAAGATGAGCAATTACCAGGGCTACTACAGAAGCAGACGAAGATCGGGGACAACAGCGGATTGTGGAACCGCTTTACATGTCCCAAGAACCAGAGTCATGAACAGAACCATCGCCACAAGTGTTCCCTGCCATCTCAGAAAAGCCAAACCGATGGAGATCAGAATCTTTCCTTCACGGCCAAACAACTCCAAAACTCCCACATTCCCGATCTAAGGCGGACGAGAACGCTCAACTCGCCAGGTAAAGCTAACCCAAAAGAAGTCAAAGAAGCAACTAGTGCCCAAGAGAAAGCACCGCAACGATTCCCTCCCTGCGGGAAAGCAAAGTCCTTCAACCTGGACCTTCTGAGCATCAGAAAACAGTCCTACCAGGGAGACATGCACGACTTGAGCCTGTCAGCTAACAAATTCAAAAGAGCCTCCCTGCAGGATGACCGATGTCTCCTGGACAAGATGGAATCTCAGGGAAACTCGCGGTTGCTGGCAAGCAATGCAGAAAAAACAGTTCCAAAAGCTCCTTTGAGCATCAAGTGTCAGATGGCGAAAGCCTTCGAGGAGAAGTCAAAGACAGATGAGCTGCAGAAGAAGACAAGTTTCTCACACAGTggcaaacacaacaaaataatgTTCAGCCGGGCAGGGACGGAGGCGGGGAAGATGCCCGGTCGCGGCCCGGGGTTCATGGGCCTCGGAACGAGACTGTTCCGTCGATTCACCGCACCTGAGTTCATGAGGATGGTCACAGACTGTTCTTCGGGCTCGTCCAACAGCAGAGGACGGATGTCACGCTCCGAGACCTTCCCTCTCTCTCACACGCACCAGCAGGTCAACAGTCAGCCCAGCGTGGATAGCATCAGCGGAGTCAAATGCGAGTTTGAAAACTCCTCGTCTCAGTCGGCGCTCGATTAG
- the LOC125980669 gene encoding serine/threonine-protein kinase PAK 6, with amino-acid sequence MFRKKKKKRPEISAPKNFEHRVHTSFDAKRGCFIGLPTQWHSLIENLRRPRPMVDPSRITEVELRPKKTIVRGSMIGHGDYITAMINDMSRLSVTSSNSLRKSSPSARKRAQSLGRLGEVNEGDAYQYEGLIQDDEDEEDAGHWRDKARNIHSESNTPYLGMKKSVTLQPNGILPKATSTYEVGGGPVEGSSQAGQDQNIAMASHGSYVGSPQERVIWKRDFQLPRGMPPNQIPVACFYSPAMSLQQHHQDQGVVPTDLRPSVPMYMQPQNSPGRPFSSYDLKTDSAVRCHSGFLPTGTSSPLVSSIRPQRTVRSSASYTLGLSPNMGLRPNGPDPFLRHSGCPNPPYPRQDSPSQPRPSPTGSLATSPPGTCSPAFRLPHPSPRPPPDPPKVTHEQFKAALQMVVDKGDPRSYLENFVKIGEGSTGVVCIAAEKHSGRQVAVKMMDLRRQQRRELLFNEVVIMRDYQHRNVVEMYKSALVEEELWVIMEYLQGGALTNIVSETRLSEEQIATVCEAVLQALAYLHSQGVIHRDIKSDSILLTLDGRVKLSDFGFCAQISKDIPKRKSLVGTPYWMAPEVISKSPYGTEVDVWSMGVMVVEMVDGEPPYFSETPVAAMKRLRDEPAPTVRNVSQVSPVLKDFLDRMLTRDPLERASATDLLEHPFLLQSGSPQCLVPLVEQYRKRMSRC; translated from the exons ATGTTTcgcaagaagaaaaagaagaggccCGAGATATCTGCCCCCAAGAACTTTGAACACCGTGTCCACACCTCATTTGATGCCAAGCGTGGCTGCTTTATCGGTCTTCCCACACAATGGCACAGCCTGATCGAGAACCTGCGCAGACCCAGGCCCATGGTGGACCCTTCCAGGATTACAGAAGTGGAGCTAAGGCCCAAGAAG ACCATTGTGCGTGGGAGCATGATCGGTCATGGAGACTACATCACAGCCATGATCAACGATATGAGCCGTCTGTCTGTGACCAGCTCCAATTCTTTGCGGAAGAGCAGCCCCTCAGCGAGGAAAAGGGCCCAGTCCTTGGGAAGACTGGGAGAGGTGAACGAGGGGGACGCTTACCAATACGAAGGCCTGATtcaagatgatgaagatgaagaggacGCGGGCCATTGGAGGGACAAAGCGAGAAACATCCACAGTGAATCCAACACTCCCTACTTAGGAATGAAGAAGAGCGTCACTTTGCAGCCAAATGGGATTTTACCAAAAGCCACATCCACTTATGAGGTTGGTGGTGGCCCAGTGGAGGGATCCTCTCAAGCAGGCCAAGACCAGAACATTGCAATGGCGAGTCATGGCTCTTACGTGGGGAGCCCTCAGGAAAGAGTCATATGGAAGAGAGACTTTCAGCTGCCCAGGGGAATGCCACCCAATCAAATACCAGTTGCATGTTTTTACAGCCCGGCTATGAGCCTGCAGCAGCACCACCAAGATCAGGGCGTCGTCCCCACGGATCTCCGGCCCAGTGTACCGATGTACATGCAGCCCCAGAACAGCCCGGGGAGGCCTTTCTCCTCTTATGACCTGAAA ACAGATTCAGCGGTGAGGTGCCACTCTGGCTTCCTGCCCACCGGCACCAGCAGTCCTCTAGTGAGCAGCATCAGACCTCAGCGGACCGTGCGATCCTCAGCGAGCTATACTTTAGGACTGTCCCCCAATATGGGACTACGGCCCAATGGACCAGACCCTTTTCTTAGGCACTCTGGCTGCCCTAATCCTCCTTACCCCCGACAGGACAGCCCATCACAACCTCGACCCTCCCCTACAGGCTCTCTCGCCACCAGTCCCCCCGGTACATGCTCACCCGCCTTCCGACTCCCTCACCCTTCGCCTCGACCTCCGCCAGACCCACCGAAGGTGACCCATGAACAATTTAAAGCCGCCCTGCAGATGGTGGTGGATAAAGGGGATCCGAGGTCTTACCTGGAAAACTTTGTGAAGATTGGAGAGGGTTCAACTGGAGTGGTTTGCATTGCCGCAGAGAAGCACAGTGGGCGGCAGGTGGCGGTGAAGATGATGGACCTGCGAAGGCAGCAGAGGAGGGAATTGCTCTTCAACGAG GTGGTGATCATGAGGGACTATCAGCACAGAAATGTTGTGGAGATGTATAAATCTGCACTTGTGGAGGAAGAACTGTGGGTGATCATGGAGTATCTGCAAGGTGGAGCACTTACCAACATTGTGTCTGAAACCAG GCTGAGTGAAGAGCAGATTGCCACAGTGTGTGAAGCAGTTTTGCAAGCCCTGGCCTACCTCCACTCGCAGGGAGTGATTCACAGAGACATCAAGAGTGACTCAATACTACTCACATTAGATGGAAGA GTTAAACTCTCCGACTTTGGCTTCTGTGCTCAGATCAGTAAGGACATCCCCAAAAGGAAGTCTCTAGTGGGGACTCCTTATTGGATGGCTCCAGAAGTAATTTCCAAATCGCCATATGGCACTGAG GTGGATGTGTGGTCCATGGGTGTCATGGTGGTGGAGATGGTGGATGGAGAGCCACCGTATTTCAGTGAAACCCCCGTGGCAGCTATGAAGAGACTGAGAGATGAGCCTGCTCCGACTGTGCGAAATGTCAGCCAG gtGTCCCCAGTTCTTAAGGACTTTCTGGACCGTATGCTGACTCGGGACCCCCTCGAGCGGGCCAGTGCCACTGACCTGCTGGAGCACCCTTTCCTGCTGCAGAGCGGCTCACCTCAGTGCCTGGTCCCCCTAGTGGAACAGTACCGCAAGCGCATGTCCCGCTGCTGA